From Zavarzinella sp., one genomic window encodes:
- a CDS encoding TIGR00282 family metallophosphoesterase, translated as MKVLFIGDIVGSPGVSIIRTYLPMIRRRFQLDFVVANAENAANSGSGLSPSIYRQLRDSGVDAITMGDHIYRRSEIISILNGDHPIVKPANYPPQSPGKEYVVLENDHGGSLVVCAFQGRTFMKSVDCPYAALERLLPQMKVHSNAILVDFHAEATGDKYVMAHHAAGRVSAVLGTHTHVPTADEQILPGGTAFISDVGMTGPHDSILGRRADRVLATTTSFIPSMFDVASGDVRISGAVVRMNSVTGKADQIQRIQWSTEQLAEWKTEAARDLPRAKSNSPELPTPT; from the coding sequence ATGAAAGTGCTTTTTATCGGCGATATTGTCGGTTCGCCCGGTGTATCGATCATCCGAACCTACCTGCCCATGATTCGCAGGCGATTTCAGTTGGATTTTGTCGTTGCAAATGCTGAAAACGCTGCCAATAGTGGCTCAGGATTATCTCCCTCCATTTATCGCCAACTGCGGGATTCCGGTGTCGACGCCATTACCATGGGCGATCACATTTACCGAAGATCGGAAATTATCAGCATCCTGAATGGTGATCATCCGATTGTGAAACCGGCAAATTATCCCCCACAGTCACCCGGTAAGGAATATGTGGTACTTGAAAACGATCATGGAGGATCACTGGTTGTTTGTGCTTTTCAGGGCCGAACATTCATGAAGTCAGTCGATTGTCCATATGCGGCCCTGGAACGCCTGCTCCCACAAATGAAGGTGCATAGCAATGCCATACTAGTCGATTTTCATGCGGAGGCTACGGGAGATAAATATGTGATGGCCCACCACGCTGCTGGCAGGGTTTCTGCGGTGCTGGGCACGCACACCCACGTGCCCACAGCAGATGAACAGATCCTACCAGGTGGGACTGCATTTATCAGTGATGTGGGGATGACAGGCCCACATGACAGCATTCTGGGCCGACGTGCAGATCGCGTATTAGCAACCACCACCAGTTTTATTCCCAGCATGTTTGATGTTGCCAGTGGGGATGTGCGAATTTCCGGCGCTGTCGTACGGATGAACAGCGTTACTGGAAAAGCAGATCAGATTCAGCGGATTCAGTGGTCTACTGAACAACTGGCAGAATGGAAAACGGAAGCTGCCAGGGACTTACCACGTGCGAAATCCAACTCCCCGGAACTGCCCACTCCAACGTAA
- a CDS encoding metal-dependent phosphohydrolase — translation MTHSNIKTIINLFESRGQSQYGGEAVSQLEHALQAALLAEQQGAPPHLIAAALLHDVGHLIHDLPEDAPDRGIDDAHELLAAQYLAKLVHHSVIAPIRLHVESKRYLCATKAGYFEMLSQPSIASLELQGGPMSNDELARFEAHPAFEDAIKLRHWDDEAKVAGLPTLDLNHFIPVLEQVVISNSSINEIGN, via the coding sequence ATGACACATTCAAACATAAAAACAATCATCAATCTGTTTGAATCACGTGGGCAGTCCCAGTATGGTGGCGAAGCAGTTTCGCAACTGGAACATGCACTCCAGGCCGCACTTCTCGCTGAGCAACAAGGTGCCCCACCTCATTTGATTGCTGCTGCCCTCCTACATGATGTAGGACATTTGATCCACGATTTACCAGAAGACGCACCTGACCGTGGTATTGATGACGCCCATGAACTTCTTGCGGCCCAATATCTTGCAAAATTGGTGCACCACAGCGTCATTGCACCTATTCGTCTGCATGTTGAAAGCAAACGTTATCTCTGTGCGACAAAAGCTGGTTACTTTGAAATGCTCAGTCAACCTTCCATCGCCAGCCTTGAACTGCAAGGTGGGCCAATGTCGAATGATGAATTAGCAAGATTCGAGGCACACCCAGCATTTGAAGATGCCATCAAATTAAGGCACTGGGATGATGAGGCGAAAGTTGCGGGATTGCCTACTCTGGATCTCAACCACTTTATACCCGTTTTAGAGCAAGTTGTAATCAGCAATTCTTCAATCAATGAAATCGGCAATTAA
- a CDS encoding MqnA/MqnD/SBP family protein → MSTTLTKRTIHVGHSPDPDDAFMFHALANGKIDTEELHFEHELQDIETLNRRALNGELEVTAVSIHAYAHLMDKYALLPSGCSMGDHYGPMVVSKKPLSKTDLSSIRIAVPGTMTTAFLALNLYLGGPFSYDVLPFDEILQAVEQGKYDAGLIIHEGQLTFQNQGLQLVVDLGVWWQQETQLPLPLGGNVVRRDLGTETIQRISKYLKQSIQYALYHRTEALQYALQYARDMEMDLADRFVGMYVNNWTLDYGDRGRQAVQRLLEEAYRIRLIPEPVHVEFVV, encoded by the coding sequence ATGTCAACAACATTAACCAAAAGAACCATTCATGTGGGGCATAGTCCCGACCCGGACGATGCCTTTATGTTCCATGCCTTGGCGAATGGCAAGATCGACACTGAAGAATTGCATTTTGAGCATGAATTACAGGACATCGAGACACTGAACCGCAGAGCGCTGAATGGGGAACTGGAAGTAACTGCCGTTTCCATCCATGCCTACGCCCACCTGATGGATAAATATGCGTTGCTTCCCAGTGGGTGCAGCATGGGAGATCATTATGGCCCGATGGTAGTGAGCAAAAAGCCGTTATCGAAAACCGATTTGAGTTCGATTCGGATCGCGGTTCCCGGTACGATGACGACAGCATTTCTGGCACTGAATTTGTATCTTGGTGGGCCATTTTCTTATGATGTGCTACCGTTCGACGAAATACTGCAGGCTGTGGAGCAAGGCAAGTACGATGCGGGTCTGATTATTCATGAAGGCCAACTTACTTTCCAGAACCAGGGCTTGCAACTGGTAGTTGATCTGGGTGTATGGTGGCAGCAGGAAACCCAGCTCCCACTGCCTTTGGGCGGTAATGTCGTGCGCAGGGATCTGGGTACTGAAACCATTCAGCGGATCAGCAAATATTTGAAACAAAGTATCCAATATGCCCTCTATCATCGTACAGAAGCCTTGCAATATGCGTTACAATATGCAAGAGACATGGAAATGGATCTGGCAGATCGATTTGTGGGTATGTACGTCAACAACTGGACACTTGATTACGGCGACCGTGGTCGACAGGCTGTTCAGCGCTTGTTGGAAGAAGCATATCGTATTCGCTTGATTCCAGAGCCTGTCCATGTGGAATTTGTTGTCTGA
- a CDS encoding arginyltransferase, with product MLIIHQFTSPPCSCPYLREQKMELYFQFVLSATPAEYEQQMKQGWRRFGYSMFHPVCNGCRACQSLRIPVKEYRPNRSQRRSLQENNDLTLEITSPSVTDEKLELYHRYHLFQSDHRGWQDRAPINSTAYADSFCDNPFDSEEWNFRLDGKLIAVGYVDRLQESLSAIYFYYDPAYRDRSLGTYNVCKIIQAATQAGLKYVYLGYYVQGCQSLEYKAKFRPNEVIDAHGNWVTFHE from the coding sequence ATGCTAATTATCCATCAGTTCACGTCCCCGCCTTGTAGTTGCCCATATCTGCGTGAGCAGAAGATGGAACTTTATTTTCAGTTTGTGCTGTCAGCAACGCCTGCAGAATACGAACAGCAGATGAAACAGGGCTGGCGCCGGTTCGGTTATTCGATGTTTCATCCAGTCTGTAACGGCTGCCGAGCATGTCAGTCATTGCGAATTCCCGTAAAAGAATATCGGCCGAATCGCAGTCAGCGACGCTCTCTTCAGGAAAATAACGATCTGACTCTGGAGATTACTTCCCCAAGCGTTACCGACGAAAAATTAGAACTGTACCACCGCTACCATCTGTTTCAATCGGATCATCGTGGATGGCAGGATCGGGCACCAATTAATTCCACTGCTTATGCCGATTCCTTTTGTGACAATCCCTTTGACAGTGAAGAATGGAATTTCCGACTGGATGGCAAACTGATTGCAGTTGGGTATGTGGATCGCTTGCAGGAAAGTTTGTCGGCGATTTACTTTTACTACGATCCTGCTTACCGTGATCGATCACTTGGTACCTATAATGTGTGCAAAATCATTCAAGCCGCAACCCAGGCTGGGCTAAAATATGTCTACCTGGGCTACTACGTCCAGGGGTGTCAGTCACTGGAATACAAGGCAAAGTTTCGCCCAAATGAAGTAATCGATGCCCATGGCAACTGGGTCACTTTTCACGAGTAG
- a CDS encoding response regulator yields MADFFFNLFNTNGFPARWNCGTWTAGHGWLHIIADSAIFAAYFAIPCLLAYFVLRRRDLPFPPIFWLFAMFILSCGIGHAIEASIFWHPWYRLSGFVKMITAIVSWATVIGLIPLIPKALSLPGLAAVNKQLREEIARREIAVQERQKLETQMLQAQKLESMGILAGGIAHDFNNILTGILGYIDLARMDLPEDSPVQHYMNEVVNNAQKAAGLAHQMLAYSGKGKFVVEPVNLSNLVEDGKGLCAISVSKKCKLSYDLDDSIPECDADSTQLNQVLMNLVINASESLHDQPGEIHVRTGVMYCERSYLSDTYLDETLPEGEYVYLEVEDNGSGMSEETQSRLFDPFFTTKFTGRGLGLAAVFGIIRGHHGAIKVSSIIGEGSSFRALFPVSSSAQRVVEMPLLPVSTYHGQGKVLVVDDELVIRELATNMLQRMGFEVIVARDGQEGIEQYKAHASSIQLVLLDLLMPRLDGVEASVELRKINPQVRIVLTSGYNEQVASTRFVHYGMAGFLQKPYLFEQMATVIEKALVSDDAEQPHGA; encoded by the coding sequence ATGGCTGATTTTTTCTTCAATTTATTTAATACGAACGGTTTTCCAGCTCGTTGGAATTGTGGCACGTGGACTGCCGGGCATGGCTGGCTGCACATTATCGCAGATTCTGCTATTTTTGCGGCTTATTTTGCAATCCCATGCTTATTGGCATACTTTGTATTACGAAGACGGGATTTACCTTTCCCGCCTATCTTCTGGTTGTTTGCGATGTTTATCCTGAGCTGTGGGATTGGTCACGCCATTGAAGCATCGATTTTCTGGCACCCATGGTATCGCCTGTCGGGTTTTGTGAAAATGATCACTGCGATTGTATCATGGGCCACAGTCATTGGTTTAATCCCACTGATTCCGAAGGCACTATCATTGCCTGGGCTGGCGGCAGTCAACAAACAACTCCGCGAAGAAATTGCCCGCAGAGAGATCGCCGTGCAGGAAAGGCAGAAACTCGAAACACAAATGCTTCAAGCACAGAAACTGGAAAGCATGGGCATCCTTGCAGGTGGGATCGCCCATGATTTTAATAATATTCTCACAGGTATCCTGGGATATATCGATCTTGCTCGCATGGATCTGCCTGAAGATTCCCCAGTGCAGCACTACATGAACGAAGTGGTCAATAATGCCCAGAAGGCGGCAGGTTTAGCACATCAGATGCTGGCATATTCTGGAAAAGGCAAGTTCGTTGTTGAACCAGTTAACCTTTCCAATCTTGTTGAAGATGGGAAGGGGTTATGTGCCATTTCTGTTTCTAAAAAATGCAAATTGTCTTACGATTTAGACGACTCAATACCTGAATGCGATGCAGATTCGACACAACTGAATCAGGTATTAATGAATCTGGTAATCAACGCCTCTGAATCGCTGCACGATCAGCCTGGCGAGATTCATGTGCGAACGGGAGTAATGTATTGCGAGCGTTCCTATCTCAGCGATACTTATCTGGATGAAACGCTGCCCGAAGGGGAATACGTGTACCTGGAAGTGGAAGATAACGGCAGTGGGATGTCTGAAGAAACCCAATCGAGATTGTTCGATCCGTTTTTTACTACCAAGTTTACAGGCAGAGGCTTGGGATTAGCGGCTGTATTTGGAATTATCCGCGGCCATCATGGTGCGATCAAAGTTTCCAGTATCATAGGAGAAGGATCATCATTCCGTGCCTTGTTCCCTGTCAGCAGTAGTGCACAGAGAGTTGTTGAGATGCCACTTCTACCGGTTTCAACGTATCATGGGCAAGGCAAAGTTCTGGTGGTGGATGACGAATTGGTCATCCGCGAACTGGCAACGAACATGCTTCAACGCATGGGCTTCGAAGTGATTGTTGCCAGAGACGGCCAGGAAGGAATTGAACAGTACAAAGCTCATGCATCATCAATTCAACTAGTGCTGCTCGATTTGTTGATGCCCCGCCTGGATGGTGTGGAAGCAAGTGTCGAGTTGCGGAAGATCAATCCCCAAGTTCGAATCGTACTCACCAGTGGCTACAACGAACAGGTAGCCAGCACCAGATTTGTCCATTACGGTATGGCTGGATTTTTGCAGAAACCATACCTGTTTGAGCAAATGGCTACAGTGATTGAAAAAGCACTCGTTTCGGATGATGCGGAACAACCACACGGTGCCTGA
- the rny gene encoding ribonuclease Y, whose product MSTEVAILGMSLALIVGAAIGFFLFRMQNKAVAADAETKALAREKETEIRCKELIEQARRDAERITKDAELKAKDDFIQRREKFNAEIEQTRNEIHDRELKLEKREATLDARQKEIGRKEKSIETTRKKVEEQSAKLEIIQSEGERLIAEEMMRLQAIAGMNRESAEQQLFVRLEEKLSAELAIRIQKHEESIKATVEVKAREHLATAIQRFASAHTADATVSTVDIPSDDIKGRIIGREGRNIRTFEKLTGVDVIVDDTPGVVIVSAFDNVRREVARLSLQKLIVDGRIHPTRIEEVVQETQKEIDLKIMEYGRNAVQDAGIANLHEKLVHLLGRLRFRTSYSQNVLVHSLEVCHLTGMMAAELGLDAKLARRCALLHDIGKAADHEMEGGHPKIGAELAKRYGETNKDVLHAIAGHHDDITVDHIYTVLVAAADAISASRPGARRETLEKYVKRLEELEALACGFPGVDQAFAIQAGRELRIIANSEMTTDAEAIKLGHDIARAIEQQLDYPGEIKVTIVREIRAVEFAR is encoded by the coding sequence ATGTCCACCGAGGTAGCCATCCTCGGCATGTCACTGGCGTTGATCGTTGGTGCGGCGATAGGATTTTTTCTGTTTCGTATGCAGAACAAGGCGGTAGCCGCCGATGCCGAAACCAAGGCACTAGCACGCGAAAAAGAAACGGAAATCCGCTGCAAAGAACTGATCGAACAAGCCAGACGTGATGCCGAGAGAATTACCAAAGATGCGGAACTGAAAGCAAAAGACGATTTCATTCAGCGTCGAGAAAAGTTTAACGCAGAAATTGAACAGACTCGCAACGAAATTCATGACCGCGAACTAAAGCTGGAAAAGCGTGAGGCAACCCTCGACGCCCGCCAGAAAGAAATCGGCCGCAAAGAAAAATCGATTGAAACCACCCGCAAAAAGGTGGAAGAGCAGTCTGCAAAACTGGAAATCATCCAGTCAGAAGGGGAACGACTGATCGCGGAAGAAATGATGCGATTGCAGGCGATTGCCGGAATGAATCGCGAATCTGCCGAACAGCAGCTTTTTGTGCGTCTCGAGGAAAAACTATCTGCCGAGCTTGCGATTCGAATTCAAAAACATGAAGAATCGATTAAAGCTACCGTAGAAGTCAAAGCTCGGGAGCATCTGGCGACAGCAATCCAGAGATTTGCATCTGCCCATACAGCCGATGCAACTGTCAGTACTGTCGATATTCCCTCAGATGATATCAAGGGCCGAATTATTGGGCGAGAAGGCCGGAATATCCGCACATTTGAAAAACTGACTGGTGTTGATGTCATTGTCGATGACACCCCCGGGGTGGTTATTGTCAGTGCATTTGACAACGTTCGGCGAGAAGTGGCACGTCTCTCTTTGCAGAAACTTATTGTAGATGGTCGAATTCATCCCACACGGATCGAAGAAGTAGTGCAGGAAACCCAGAAAGAAATTGACCTGAAAATCATGGAATACGGTCGGAACGCTGTCCAGGATGCGGGGATTGCCAATCTTCATGAAAAATTAGTGCACTTATTGGGTCGATTACGTTTTCGCACCAGTTACAGCCAGAATGTGCTGGTCCACAGTCTGGAAGTGTGCCACTTAACTGGAATGATGGCGGCAGAACTTGGGCTGGATGCCAAGTTGGCGCGCAGATGTGCATTATTGCATGATATTGGCAAGGCAGCTGACCACGAAATGGAAGGTGGGCACCCGAAAATTGGTGCTGAACTGGCTAAACGTTATGGCGAAACGAATAAAGACGTGCTGCACGCGATTGCCGGTCACCACGATGACATTACGGTGGACCACATCTATACAGTGTTGGTTGCTGCTGCAGATGCCATCAGTGCTTCCCGCCCAGGTGCCAGACGCGAGACATTAGAAAAATATGTGAAACGGCTGGAAGAACTGGAAGCATTGGCATGCGGTTTCCCCGGTGTAGATCAGGCATTTGCTATCCAGGCGGGCAGAGAACTTCGGATCATTGCCAATTCTGAAATGACTACCGATGCCGAGGCAATCAAGCTGGGGCACGATATTGCTCGTGCGATTGAACAACAGTTAGACTATCCTGGTGAAATTAAAGTAACCATCGTACGGGAGATCCGTGCGGTAGAATTCGCACGGTAA
- a CDS encoding SMP-30/gluconolactonase/LRE family protein: MKWLALGLVAVAMNPLIADETGVKIEKLWSEGEFTEGPCRSPDGDIYFSDIGNRIMKFTVSTGKTNTYRDPSMRSNGLKFNKNGELISCEGANTGGGRRISITRKGGKPETLADSWKGKKFNSPNDLTLDSEGWVYFTDPRYVGDESREIDFEGIFCVKPDGTVIHLPAPGVEKPNGIVFSQDEKTLYVADNNGKEGGHRYLWQFPFSKKDLKLGKGTIVYDFKTDRGIDGMACTKEGTLVLTAGKGKTAAIYCVSPTGKLLKTINLPEDPSNCCFGGADEKILFVTAGKSLYRLTFAAPLPFERKQ, translated from the coding sequence ATGAAATGGCTCGCTTTGGGCTTGGTAGCAGTGGCGATGAACCCACTGATTGCAGATGAAACTGGCGTCAAAATTGAAAAACTCTGGTCGGAAGGTGAATTTACAGAGGGCCCTTGCCGCTCTCCCGATGGAGACATTTATTTCAGTGATATTGGTAATCGCATCATGAAATTCACGGTAAGTACAGGAAAAACAAACACTTACCGCGATCCTTCCATGCGTTCAAATGGCCTGAAATTCAATAAAAATGGCGAACTGATCTCGTGCGAAGGTGCAAATACAGGTGGGGGCAGGCGCATCAGCATCACACGTAAAGGTGGTAAACCAGAAACACTGGCAGATTCCTGGAAAGGCAAGAAATTCAACAGTCCGAATGATTTGACGCTGGATTCTGAAGGCTGGGTCTATTTTACCGACCCACGCTACGTGGGAGACGAGTCACGCGAAATCGATTTTGAAGGGATCTTTTGCGTAAAGCCAGACGGAACTGTAATTCATCTCCCAGCACCCGGTGTGGAGAAACCGAACGGAATTGTATTTTCACAAGACGAAAAAACCCTTTACGTGGCCGACAACAATGGCAAAGAAGGTGGGCATCGTTACCTTTGGCAGTTTCCGTTTTCGAAAAAAGACCTCAAATTAGGTAAAGGAACGATTGTTTACGACTTCAAAACAGATCGTGGAATTGATGGCATGGCATGCACCAAAGAAGGAACACTCGTACTGACAGCAGGGAAAGGCAAAACTGCCGCAATTTATTGTGTCAGTCCTACGGGGAAGTTGTTGAAAACGATAAACTTGCCGGAAGATCCATCGAACTGCTGTTTTGGCGGTGCGGACGAAAAAATTCTGTTTGTGACTGCTGGAAAGTCGCTTTATCGTTTGACTTTTGCTGCACCATTACCGTTTGAACGAAAGCAATAA
- a CDS encoding DUF5690 family protein codes for MNSSSKLQVSSNWNRAVWAMAAAFGAYFCMYGFRKPFTAATSENFGNLLLWGIDYKILIVTTQVLGYLLAKFIGIKVISEMPQQRRALSILGMIAIAQLSLVIFGLIPAPWNFPLMFINGLMLGMVFGLVMSFLEGRQVSELLIAGLCSSFILADGVMKTVGTRVLQAGVSAYWMPAVAGTIFILPLLISVWMLTRIPPPSDDDRNHRSNREPMSKHDRREFFARYGMGLWLIVGVYVLTTILRSVRADFAPEIWKSIGYSKAPDVFTTSEMYVALGIMLVNGLGILIKTNRTAFFNSLGVSGFGFLLVILGWIAYRSHFIGGFPLMVMLGLGLYLPYVAIHTTVFERLIAWTRQRGNLGFLMYFADTMGYAAYVLVLLGKGLITSKDRVSELFPTLCIIVALLSIVCLVAAGLYFRFKTIHTRAEQVAN; via the coding sequence GTGAATTCTTCATCAAAGTTGCAGGTTTCGAGCAATTGGAATCGCGCTGTCTGGGCTATGGCCGCAGCGTTTGGTGCCTATTTTTGTATGTACGGTTTCCGTAAGCCATTTACGGCTGCTACCAGTGAAAATTTCGGCAATCTGCTGCTTTGGGGAATCGATTACAAAATTCTTATCGTTACGACCCAGGTGCTCGGATACCTCTTGGCCAAGTTCATTGGCATTAAAGTAATTTCAGAAATGCCCCAGCAGCGACGGGCACTAAGCATCCTGGGGATGATTGCGATTGCGCAATTGTCTCTGGTGATATTTGGGCTGATTCCCGCACCTTGGAATTTTCCGCTGATGTTCATCAACGGGCTAATGCTGGGGATGGTTTTCGGTCTGGTCATGAGCTTTCTGGAAGGTAGGCAAGTCAGCGAATTGCTGATCGCCGGATTGTGCAGCAGTTTCATCCTGGCAGATGGGGTGATGAAAACTGTAGGCACAAGGGTTTTGCAAGCAGGGGTCTCTGCGTATTGGATGCCCGCTGTGGCAGGTACGATATTTATTCTCCCACTCTTGATTTCAGTATGGATGTTGACTCGAATCCCACCGCCAAGTGACGACGATAGAAACCATCGCAGTAATCGCGAACCGATGAGCAAACACGATCGGCGGGAATTTTTTGCCCGCTATGGCATGGGATTGTGGCTGATCGTGGGGGTCTATGTACTGACCACCATTCTGCGAAGTGTTCGGGCCGATTTTGCACCAGAAATCTGGAAAAGTATCGGATATTCCAAAGCACCAGATGTGTTTACAACGTCCGAAATGTATGTCGCATTAGGGATCATGCTGGTCAATGGATTAGGAATTCTAATCAAGACGAACCGTACTGCGTTTTTCAATTCTCTTGGTGTGTCCGGTTTTGGATTTTTGCTGGTCATTCTCGGTTGGATTGCCTATCGCAGTCACTTCATTGGTGGTTTTCCGTTAATGGTGATGCTTGGGTTAGGGCTTTATCTGCCCTATGTTGCTATTCACACAACAGTTTTTGAACGATTAATCGCCTGGACAAGGCAACGGGGGAACCTGGGCTTTCTGATGTATTTTGCAGACACAATGGGTTATGCTGCATATGTGTTGGTATTGCTTGGAAAAGGACTGATTACTTCGAAGGATCGTGTCTCGGAATTATTCCCCACGTTATGTATTATTGTGGCTCTTTTGTCGATTGTTTGTCTTGTGGCGGCAGGGCTGTATTTCCGATTTAAGACAATTCATACACGAGCAGAACAGGTTGCGAATTGA
- a CDS encoding phosphonoacetaldehyde hydrolase, translated as MAILTSPIRAVIFDWAGTTVDFGSCGPVSAFIESFRRLKINITVEEAREPMGRGKYDHIEMITRMPRVSAEWERVHGRLPNDTDVKKIYDDFLPVQKDALAQHADIIPGTIETIAWLRERHIGIGSTTGYTTALMSVLCSIVKAAGYAPDNVVCIDDVPAGRPEPWMPLRSAELLGAYPIPAIVAVDDTEVGLIAAKNAGMIAVGVAMSGNALGLSCEDYEKLSTADQFQRREVAYARLHQAKPDFVIDSVADLPQIFPQIEHRFATA; from the coding sequence ATGGCAATATTAACTTCTCCAATTCGAGCGGTAATTTTTGACTGGGCTGGCACCACCGTCGATTTTGGCAGTTGTGGGCCTGTTTCGGCATTTATCGAAAGTTTTCGTCGCTTAAAAATCAACATTACGGTTGAGGAAGCACGTGAACCGATGGGCCGCGGCAAGTACGACCACATCGAAATGATCACCAGAATGCCCCGCGTGTCAGCAGAGTGGGAACGTGTTCATGGCCGCCTTCCCAACGATACAGATGTGAAAAAAATCTACGACGATTTTCTGCCTGTCCAGAAAGATGCCCTGGCACAACATGCAGATATCATCCCCGGAACGATCGAAACGATCGCCTGGTTGCGGGAACGCCACATCGGGATCGGTTCCACCACCGGATATACTACTGCGCTGATGTCTGTGCTTTGTTCTATCGTGAAAGCGGCTGGATACGCACCAGACAATGTGGTGTGCATCGACGACGTACCCGCTGGCCGTCCGGAACCCTGGATGCCACTGCGAAGTGCCGAACTGTTAGGTGCGTACCCGATACCAGCGATTGTGGCCGTAGATGATACCGAAGTTGGTCTGATTGCGGCCAAAAATGCCGGAATGATTGCTGTCGGCGTCGCAATGAGTGGCAATGCCCTCGGACTCAGTTGCGAAGATTATGAAAAACTAAGTACTGCTGATCAGTTTCAGCGGCGAGAAGTTGCCTATGCTCGACTGCACCAGGCAAAGCCGGATTTCGTAATTGATTCTGTGGCTGATCTGCCTCAGATTTTCCCACAAATTGAACACCGATTTGCTACTGCGTAA
- a CDS encoding TIGR03364 family FAD-dependent oxidoreductase yields MNQQRVVIVGAGIVGLAHAWHASKKGHSVTVVDRQPDTREATVRNFGMVWPIGQPPGNPYQVAKRSRDLWLELASEAHFWCNPCGSIHLAHRDDEWQVLQEFEAGAVAQGIECKLLTANEVVEKTPAANPQGLLGGLFSPTEMCVNPRRVPAQLARFLQERYNVKFHWNSPVVSVASNVIKTAHGLELSFDRCIIASGSELNLLFPEVLAKSELRRCKLHMLKTVAQQNQWRIGPHLASGLTLRHYKSFAGCPSLPKLIDRIEAETPELNQFGIHVMASQNEDGEVILGDSHEYGNDIQPFQPTNIDDLIMRELRKILSLPDWTISQRWEGIYAKHPTELSYIATPVDNVLIHTGFGGAGMTLSLGITEQFWLN; encoded by the coding sequence ATGAATCAACAGCGAGTGGTAATTGTTGGTGCCGGTATTGTGGGACTGGCCCATGCGTGGCATGCTTCCAAAAAAGGCCACAGCGTGACCGTGGTTGATCGCCAACCAGATACGCGTGAAGCCACGGTCAGGAATTTTGGTATGGTTTGGCCGATTGGGCAACCACCCGGCAATCCTTACCAAGTTGCTAAACGAAGTAGGGATTTGTGGCTGGAACTGGCATCCGAAGCACATTTCTGGTGCAATCCGTGCGGCTCCATTCATTTGGCCCATCGCGATGATGAATGGCAAGTTTTACAGGAGTTCGAAGCGGGGGCAGTTGCGCAAGGTATTGAATGCAAGTTACTTACAGCGAATGAAGTCGTTGAAAAAACGCCCGCAGCCAACCCCCAGGGATTGTTGGGAGGACTTTTCAGTCCCACGGAAATGTGCGTCAATCCTCGTCGTGTGCCAGCCCAGTTGGCGAGATTTTTACAGGAAAGGTACAACGTGAAGTTTCACTGGAACTCACCTGTGGTTTCTGTGGCATCAAATGTGATAAAGACGGCGCACGGTTTGGAATTATCCTTTGATCGGTGCATTATTGCCAGTGGGAGTGAACTCAACCTGCTTTTTCCCGAAGTACTTGCAAAGTCTGAACTCAGGCGGTGTAAGCTGCACATGTTGAAAACTGTTGCACAACAAAACCAATGGCGAATCGGGCCCCACCTGGCCAGTGGGCTGACATTACGCCATTACAAAAGTTTTGCTGGATGCCCCAGCTTACCCAAATTAATTGACCGAATTGAAGCGGAAACACCAGAACTTAACCAGTTTGGTATTCATGTGATGGCCTCTCAGAATGAAGATGGTGAAGTAATATTAGGTGATTCTCATGAATACGGGAATGATATCCAGCCTTTCCAACCCACAAATATCGACGACTTGATCATGCGGGAGTTGCGAAAAATCCTTTCTCTGCCAGACTGGACTATTTCCCAACGGTGGGAAGGGATTTACGCAAAACATCCCACGGAACTGTCATATATTGCCACCCCAGTGGATAATGTTTTAATCCACACGGGATTTGGAGGAGCGGGAATGACGCTTTCCCTTGGAATTACAGAACAATTCTGGCTAAATTAA